The Candidatus Jordarchaeales archaeon genome includes a window with the following:
- the ftsY gene encoding signal recognition particle-docking protein FtsY, which produces MFEKVREGIGRVIEKITVKELSESELDSILWELQLVLVQNDVSLKVAEKIAQSLKEKLIGSKVKRFTDVKSLVRDSLREAVLEVLRSGGEIDLVKMVEEKKRTGEPFTMVFLGVNGTGKTLSVAKVAHFLQKNGFSCVLAAADTFRAGSIEQLEKHAKNLGVKCIKQSYRSDAAAVAWDAVEHARAKHVNVVLVDTAGRMQTDKNLLDEMKKIVRVVNPDLKVFVGDALTGNDAVEQAEKFNEAVGIDAIILTKVDADAKGGAALSITYATRKPIMFVGVGQGYDDLEKFDAEWFVERIV; this is translated from the coding sequence TTGTTTGAGAAAGTTAGGGAAGGTATTGGAAGGGTAATTGAAAAGATCACCGTCAAAGAACTTAGCGAGAGTGAGCTTGACAGCATACTCTGGGAGCTCCAATTAGTCTTGGTGCAAAACGACGTCTCGCTCAAAGTCGCAGAGAAAATTGCCCAGAGCTTAAAGGAGAAGTTAATCGGCAGCAAAGTCAAAAGATTCACTGACGTGAAAAGCTTAGTTAGAGATTCCCTCAGGGAGGCGGTACTAGAGGTTCTGAGGAGTGGCGGGGAAATAGACCTTGTTAAGATGGTAGAAGAGAAAAAGAGGACCGGCGAGCCGTTCACCATGGTTTTTTTGGGAGTTAACGGGACGGGGAAAACATTATCGGTCGCAAAAGTGGCTCACTTCCTTCAGAAGAATGGTTTCTCGTGCGTTCTCGCGGCAGCAGACACTTTTAGGGCTGGAAGCATAGAGCAGCTTGAAAAACATGCTAAAAACCTGGGTGTAAAGTGCATAAAGCAATCCTACCGCTCCGATGCCGCGGCGGTAGCCTGGGACGCTGTCGAACACGCAAGGGCTAAGCACGTGAACGTGGTGCTAGTGGACACCGCGGGCAGAATGCAGACCGACAAAAACCTGCTTGACGAGATGAAGAAGATAGTAAGAGTTGTGAACCCCGATCTTAAAGTGTTCGTCGGAGACGCCCTGACGGGAAACGACGCAGTCGAGCAGGCTGAAAAGTTCAATGAGGCGGTTGGCATAGACGCCATAATCCTAACGAAGGTTGACGCGGATGCCAAGGGGGGTGCTGCACTATCAATAACCTACGCCACGAGGAAGCCTATAATGTTCGTTGGGGTAGGGCAGGGTTACGATGACTTGGAAAAATTTGACGCCGAGTGGTTTGTGGAGAGAATAGTTTAG
- the pfdA gene encoding prefoldin subunit alpha: MSEDEQKFREILSQLNIYEQQAQMLEDRLVLLNQMLEEARRATYALDEVKNMGPDHEVLVSLGAGTFLKVKVAEREKVIFQIGAGIVVEKNIDDVKAKLSERQGELERELQNTAQQLDATVRRARELNRQLQELAAKISKEKGLD; the protein is encoded by the coding sequence ATGTCGGAGGACGAACAGAAGTTTAGGGAGATTTTAAGCCAGCTTAACATTTACGAGCAACAAGCCCAGATGCTTGAAGACAGGTTAGTGCTTTTGAATCAAATGCTGGAGGAGGCTCGAAGAGCAACCTATGCACTTGACGAAGTTAAAAATATGGGTCCAGATCACGAGGTCCTGGTCTCGTTAGGAGCCGGGACTTTCTTAAAGGTTAAAGTGGCGGAGAGAGAGAAAGTAATATTCCAAATAGGTGCTGGGATTGTTGTAGAAAAGAACATAGACGACGTCAAAGCCAAGCTTAGCGAGAGGCAGGGGGAGCTGGAAAGGGAGTTGCAGAACACAGCCCAGCAGCTTGACGCCACGGTTAGGCGGGCTAGGGAGCTAAACAGGCAGTTGCAGGAGCTGGCGGCGAAGATAAGCAAGGAAAAGGGACTCGATTAG
- the rpl18a gene encoding 50S ribosomal protein L18Ae: MQDNEVKVFRIEGYYVKKKVKKNKYFFVDEIRALKKDHALELIYSNIGSRHRVKRRNIVIEKVEVIKPEEAESPIVRILSGVEM; this comes from the coding sequence ATGCAGGACAATGAAGTTAAAGTCTTCAGAATTGAGGGTTACTACGTCAAGAAGAAAGTTAAGAAGAATAAGTACTTTTTTGTCGATGAAATACGAGCTTTGAAGAAGGACCATGCACTAGAGCTTATTTACTCGAATATAGGGAGCCGGCATAGGGTTAAAAGACGAAACATAGTGATTGAAAAGGTAGAGGTTATCAAGCCCGAGGAAGCTGAAAGCCCGATAGTTAGAATTCTTTCCGGAGTGGAGATGTGA
- a CDS encoding translation initiation factor IF-6 produces the protein MGIARIKFKGTSSIGVFILATESYAIVPPDTPGKVIRAIKENLEVEAVKSLIGESRLVGVLSAGNPNGLLVPYYALEEEIDALKKSLGINVSRVPGKITAIGNVVLTNEKACLASPELGDEAISVIEETLNVTVRKGTIANMTIVGSSGVATSKGVIVHPQSTSSELRELEKLFGIPVDVGTVNCGVPYVKVGLVANSVGALVGEDTTGPEIQNIMNVLNIS, from the coding sequence TTGGGCATCGCACGCATAAAGTTCAAGGGGACGTCTAGTATAGGCGTGTTCATACTGGCGACAGAGAGCTATGCTATAGTCCCACCCGATACTCCCGGCAAGGTGATCCGGGCGATAAAGGAGAACCTTGAAGTCGAAGCTGTTAAGAGCTTGATAGGTGAAAGCAGGCTGGTAGGTGTACTGTCAGCCGGGAACCCAAACGGGCTACTAGTCCCATACTATGCCTTAGAGGAGGAGATCGACGCCCTCAAGAAGTCCCTAGGAATCAATGTCTCCAGAGTACCGGGCAAGATAACTGCCATAGGAAACGTTGTCCTAACTAACGAGAAGGCGTGCCTGGCCAGCCCCGAGCTCGGAGATGAAGCAATATCCGTTATAGAGGAAACTTTGAACGTTACAGTTCGAAAGGGTACCATAGCTAATATGACAATAGTTGGTTCGTCAGGTGTTGCTACCAGCAAAGGAGTGATAGTTCACCCTCAGTCAACCTCCAGCGAGCTGAGGGAGCTCGAAAAACTTTTTGGCATCCCCGTAGATGTAGGCACAGTTAACTGTGGTGTGCCGTACGTCAAAGTCGGTTTAGTGGCTAACTCTGTGGGAGCACTCGTCGGCGAAGACACAACCGGGCCCGAAATTCAAAACATAATGAACGTTCTCAACATCAGTTAA
- a CDS encoding 50S ribosomal protein L31e → MGENFEEKVELKEVKEEEVASREEAALEEALPEEGETRFYIIPLRKAYYVPRNKRTKKAIKIIREFISRHMKAQRVLISQRLNEKIWSRGDQKPPRRIKVKAVKDSEGVVRVDLAS, encoded by the coding sequence ATGGGCGAAAACTTTGAGGAAAAAGTTGAGTTGAAAGAGGTTAAAGAGGAGGAAGTAGCCTCAAGGGAGGAGGCCGCCCTAGAGGAAGCTCTCCCAGAGGAAGGGGAAACTAGGTTTTACATTATTCCTTTGAGAAAGGCGTACTATGTGCCACGCAATAAGAGGACGAAGAAGGCGATTAAGATAATAAGGGAGTTCATTTCGAGACATATGAAAGCACAGAGAGTTCTCATATCCCAGAGATTGAATGAGAAAATCTGGAGCAGAGGGGACCAGAAGCCTCCGAGAAGGATCAAGGTGAAAGCGGTCAAGGACAGCGAAGGCGTGGTAAGAGTGGATCTTGCTTCTTAA
- a CDS encoding DNA-binding protein, with the protein MSDEELEEIRRRRMLELQRQIAEAQRQEELKREMEAQKQAALRQILTPEARERLANLKMVKPSFAEQLEVQLIQLAQSGRIKLPITDEMLKKILLQLQGAKRETKVKFR; encoded by the coding sequence ATGTCCGACGAGGAGCTCGAGGAGATAAGGCGTAGGAGAATGCTTGAGCTTCAGAGACAAATCGCTGAGGCTCAGAGACAGGAGGAGCTAAAGAGGGAGATGGAGGCTCAGAAGCAGGCTGCTCTTAGACAGATCTTGACTCCGGAAGCTAGGGAGCGGCTTGCAAACTTGAAAATGGTTAAACCATCCTTTGCTGAGCAGCTTGAAGTTCAACTAATACAGCTCGCTCAAAGTGGAAGAATTAAACTACCAATAACTGACGAAATGCTTAAGAAGATACTCTTACAGCTTCAGGGCGCGAAGCGCGAAACAAAGGTTAAGTTTAGGTGA
- a CDS encoding 30S ribosomal protein S19e: protein MTIFDVPAWDLIKEVAEVLKKEYPEISPPPGSRFWKTGVHKERQPVQDDWWYVRCASILRKLYIYGPVGVSRLRTAYGGRKRRGVKPERFAKGSGAIIRKALQQLEAAGLVEKVEKEGRCITAKGRSLLDRIAHKISLRLKKEIPELKNYL, encoded by the coding sequence GTGACGATTTTCGACGTTCCAGCATGGGATTTGATAAAAGAGGTTGCGGAAGTCCTCAAGAAGGAGTACCCGGAAATCTCTCCTCCCCCGGGGTCGCGCTTCTGGAAGACGGGGGTGCATAAAGAGCGGCAGCCGGTGCAGGACGACTGGTGGTATGTGAGGTGCGCGTCTATACTTAGGAAACTCTACATATACGGCCCCGTGGGGGTTTCGCGTCTGAGGACTGCTTACGGTGGAAGGAAGAGGAGAGGTGTCAAGCCGGAGCGCTTTGCTAAGGGGAGCGGCGCCATAATACGGAAAGCCCTCCAACAGCTCGAGGCAGCCGGTTTGGTAGAGAAAGTCGAAAAGGAGGGCAGGTGCATAACAGCCAAGGGGCGCTCCCTACTCGATAGAATAGCTCACAAAATAAGTTTAAGGCTCAAGAAAGAAATACCTGAACTTAAGAATTACTTGTAG
- a CDS encoding Mov34/MPN/PAD-1 family protein, with translation MGFLRRRAGQLTAVKIKRSLAEGLLEVSRELHPKEFIALLRVRRGVIAEVVVPPFSVYGIGESSFPLHELPIDMSLVGSVHSHPSGDPRPSKQDLNVAFAFGVVHLIVSYPYTGVENIHAYDKDGNPLKLIVVE, from the coding sequence TTGGGGTTTTTAAGAAGGAGAGCAGGACAGCTCACAGCGGTGAAGATTAAGAGGAGCCTAGCTGAGGGGCTGCTTGAAGTTTCAAGGGAGCTTCATCCCAAAGAGTTCATCGCTCTTCTAAGGGTAAGGAGGGGAGTTATAGCCGAGGTGGTTGTTCCCCCTTTCAGCGTTTACGGCATTGGTGAATCCTCGTTTCCTCTACATGAACTCCCAATAGATATGTCTCTTGTTGGCAGCGTTCACAGTCATCCGTCAGGGGACCCACGTCCTTCCAAGCAAGACTTAAATGTGGCGTTTGCTTTTGGCGTAGTGCACTTGATAGTATCTTACCCTTACACCGGCGTTGAAAACATTCACGCGTACGACAAGGATGGAAATCCGTTGAAGCTCATCGTGGTCGAGTAG